The Periophthalmus magnuspinnatus isolate fPerMag1 chromosome 17, fPerMag1.2.pri, whole genome shotgun sequence sequence GAAGCGTGCGCTTACCGTTGCTGCTGATGTTGTCGGTGAGGGCCGGAGACACCAGCACAGTGTGATacttctccttcctccctctgaAGACgtcctccctctgcctcctccactcctcctccctctgccgcACCAGTCGGATCTCCTGCTCTACCAGGGACTGGCTGCTCAGAGAACGCAGCTTGAAGAAGGGGTTGGAGGTAAATGTGCTCTCCTaaaaacgcacacacaaactccaGAAGATTAGAAACATGTTACACTAGTGACTGCTCAGACCACTTTGTCTACATGAATGTCTAAAGTTAAATAGCTGGAACCACTGTGAATTCTACTCACTTTTTTAAGTAGAAAACTTTGTAGAACTTGATCTCTCAATTTAGGCTTTGACATGGAACAGTATTAGTAAGAAAACCACAATACAAGTAATAATTTCCTTACTTTTATCAATTGAATTTTCTTGTTAGATTTACAAAAAATCAATTTCATGAGGATCATCTCTTCCACTCTTCCaaaaatagactcaaataaaagcTTGCTTTTCattctggttgtttattgcactgaaaaacatccgTCTTTACTCTGAAAGGGCTTACATTTCCACAAACTCCATTTGACCAAGAGGAGGgtcttttctttcttgtttcCAGAGagatttaactttctatttccatgaaatcaCACAGGTGAtctgccacctccagaaagttatatGCTGTACCTTTAAAGGAGTGTGATTTAATTCTGAATGGGATCTTAACATGTTTTTTCCTTCTGTTTTTATCTATAGTttaattttactattgtgtaatCTTTATCTTATTATGAGGATATCAAATCAAAAGCACAATCTATTGATTTGTGTCAgtgctgatctaaaatgagtgagtACGCCACAAAACCCATATTAAATATTTCCCCGTCTGTTTGTCACCAAGTGCAGATGAATGTCTTTGCTATGTCGGAGGGCAGGTTATAAATCCTTTTCtaatctgtttttgtctgtatgtGAGTGTAACCCAGTGACTCGACAGGAGGAGGTGTCGCCTTCACACTTCACAGCACGCCTCAGTCTCTCAGCTTTTCCAACACTTTGCCATGGAGCTGTCACCACACCTAGTCTTGTTTGCACctaaaatgaataatttatctatttataggatatatttaattcattttttccgTATTATACTTTGATTCTCAGCAGGTTTTGAGTTGGATGCACTTTCATATTATTGTGACTGGAATTGAAAAAGTAGGGGATATTGTCTGGCACAGGAAATATGCTCTCGGATGAGATTTAAACTGGTAAACCTCTGGGCAAAAGGAGTCTatatgaacatttgaatgttgattaaaatgaaataattaataTGAAAGTAGAACAAGTCAATCCCATGGGCTTCAGAGTAATGGAAAATTAGGACGTTGCCATACCAATCAACGGTTCTGAATCGTCAATAGTCCTCCAAAATGCGCCCACAAGGGAAAAATGTCATGGCAACTGGAACAAAGGTACTGTTGTTACAACTCGATCACTTGATCTTTCATTAACATAAAAATTAAAGGTGAAGCCAATCTCCATATTATAGtacataatgtttattttatcatatttatgtcatctatctgttttttttcaccagtaaaaGGTTATTTAGTGGTCACTGAACTGAACGCTGGTTAGCCATTAGCTCAGATGCCAGTTTTACACACTAATCatgatgtaaaataaaacaccaaaagacTTTTACCTCGCCTAAATGTGATTGAAGGGTTGGTGACAGCTGGCACTGTCTGGTTTATTAGTGTTTTTGAAGGCTAATGCTTTTGTTTATGCAATAAAGTCACCTTAGTTTTGCCACagtaagtacagatatattgtatgagcagctcttggggtcaaaataagatCAAGGTGTGCTAGCTCCAACTAAtcataaagcattttttatcatccgcaaaccaggaagtaatactGGTGCGCTGTTAGAATGCTCATTGTTgctagcattactgtgatggtaaaactccgctctggcctgcAAAAGTGtggaaaagagcttataaactcagaCAAGTTCCGTTTTTCACATTGTTAAGACACACATTCAAATCACATTCAGCGCCTTGAAATAAGTCTATTTTGACATTTAAGATTTTGAGCAGCAGAGACTGTACCTGTGTTTCTGGGCCGACGGGAGCAGTGTTGAGGCAGAACTCCGACGCACTTCGGATGATCAGATTTGAGGTTTCCACAACAACCACGTTGGCGGTGCTGCTGGGCCAATCAGAGAGTGCTCCGGTGGCTGTTGAGATGAGACGGGACCGGGAGGCAGGGCTAGTGTCAGGCTCCAGTATGATGACGTTGCTAGCAGTGAGCTCATGGTAGTTACGGGGCacagaggtggagcaggaggggGAAAAGGAGGGGGACACGGACAGAGTGGGGGTCCGACAGGCAGGAGGGCGAGGGGGGGAGCGGCTGGTCTGCAGACAGGACGGCCTGAACACAAGGTACACAGAAGTTCGAGttcatgttaataataataatcataatcatgaCAAGTGGATTGTCTTGTATCTGGACAGAATGGCTCTGTTGTTTGActgattattaataataataatgccttacactttaCTGGCCTGTCTGCCTTGCAGGTTTGATAAAGTGCTCCACATTCGGTAGTGATAAGGTGCTACTGCAGCCACACCTGCCTtagggcagactgacagaagccaggctgccaatctgcagtcCTCCGGCCCTTTCTTCCATCACCAATAAATCACACAGCATATTCATACttaggacttcagggaccggcctcctgctggtgcccagagtcaggactaaacatggggaataggcatttaagttttatgcagctaaaacctggaacagtcttcctgaagatgtgagacaggcctctactttgacaatgtttaaatccaggctcaaaacggttctgttcagctgtgcatatgactgaaaggtttttattctgcactcttctcttttaatggtaaatttatgatgattatttgtaattatttatgttttgatttgtgtgattttaatgtctttcttattctgtaaagcattttgaattaccttgtgtacgaattgtgctatacagataaacttgccttgccttgtatTAGCAAGTGTCTTGTCTTAAgacataacaacaaaaattcGTTCGGGAATCAGTCATTTTTGGTACCTCAAATTTGTCAGTTCAATCCCACTTATGAGTACTGTTGGCATGTTCTTGGGCAAAACCACCTTACCTCCAGTGTTTATGCAaactggtgcatgaatgtgtgaagAATGTTTTCTTGATATAAAGTGTTTAGACTGTCCACCATGGAGGTGGCACTATGCATACTTGAAATAAGGTTGTTTACCATTTTAGTGCAGTTTGAACAACCCATCAGGTTAGTGGGCTGCAGCGGCTATGATTCATAGTAAGCTCTCTGTGCAACATTTGAGTTTACATTTGTGACAAAttatgcaatattttttttgcattcataGGTAGGTGTTGTCACTGGAAGTTTCTATTAAACAGGCCATTCTCTTCCTTTTATCTCTCTTGTTTTCTAAATACTTTGTATGTGTTGTTACCGTGGTAGTGCGATGCCCTTCTGGATCAGCCCCCTCTCCCTGCGgtgcttctcctctctctccagtgTGAGCCGGATCTCTCGCTCCACCGCAGACTCAGGCTCCTCCAGGGGGCTGCGGTACCACGACTCATCCAGGCCCGAGTCCTCCGACCCTGGGGACAGAACGGAGGACAGAGCCGAGGACAGGGGGGGCTCTCGGGAGACGGCTGTGGCTGCCTGAACATCCCTGTAGAGCCAAACACAGTTGAGTTATATTATGCATAAAAATATCAAAGGCTctatacaaaaaatgtatagtttttCTAATGAGAAAAAGCAGagatagttcattttaaatgttttgcagcagtccaataataactagcatgctaacaatgcactttGTGATTTGAGGATTATAAAAAAGCTCTCTAACTGCATGCAGACCGCACACGGAGGTGTATATACAATATAAATGTACTAGGGCACAAAGGTAAGTAAATGTGCTATCAAAAGATTACAAAAATTACGCAGAACACacaaatttgatttgattaatcataattattgCAGATTTTAACGTATTTCTTATATTTAAACGCATGATTAAAGATGTTTTGACACTATAGTTCATAATGAGTCTGTATGGTCACATATTTCAGGTAAATGTACAATGCATCAAACAACAGGTGTAGCGAGGTCAAAGCCTTTTATTGTAACTCGTAGGTGTATCTGGCTCTTATGCTAGCTGCTATTATAACAACCTACAGCCTGGCGTCTTCCAGTGTCTGTAGTAgatgtctgtgcaatccctcagtccaattctgatccatagtaaaagacaaaattaaatctgtcaactggacaaatcgtttcAGCTTaaacaaccctattcaacctttagtTGAATAGCAGGGATGTTGAAGGTGAAACTGGAGATAATAACTATTTACGGTTTCAGTGTATTTtgcccctctcttcagatagatataaagcagtgtccgcCAGCAATTTGACCAGACCTGGAGAgggtcttggatgagcagtgaaacatcttcactcctacaatgatttgtccagttgtccTTTCGCTTGTCTGTAGTAGTTTAGTGAAACATTTTGCTAATTTTACTACTTTATTGACTCCTATGTGACCTTTATGTGGTACCTGTGCTTGAGGCGAGGGCTGCGGGTGGGGGGGTACAGGGAGGTGTGGGTGCCCTGGAAGCTGCCCTGAGCCCTCAGCCCTGGCTTGGGAATAGgccgacctttgacctcctcctccatcttcttcCATTGTTGACGCGCCAACAGGAAGTCCAGGTGCTCTGTGGAGACGTTCTCGCTCTGCGGGCCCTGCTGCATGCTGAGgtcagagagctggagagaggagagagtggagggagaagaggaacaTCAAGAAACTGACTCAGCACCATTCTACACTCAAAAGTCCTATGTctgtttcttcatgtttttctaattatgacctTGTttggtggtaaatatttatcatagattTGCATCAGTTAAGAGGCataacaacaaaagaaaaatacaaaaatgcatcaAGTAGCGGTGAGTTCTACCTATGTCATTGGCAAGGAAAATTTTTGAAAATCCAAAATGTAGGGACAATTAACACaaaaggaaggcatttttctgacagtttaagcattcatttaacaaaataaaagtgttgcatttatttttattagtcttgctttatttagacaagttttggccttTGTTAACATCATAGTTTCTAGTTATCACTTATGGAATAACctatatatacactatatatcACTGCTGccaatgtccaaccaggaagtaaattaTAAACTACCCCAAACCTTTTAAAGAACTAGACAAGTTTTctaaattattatatataatgatgctaattatattttagtgaaattagtagtctaacctTCATGCACTAAAACATGTAGCTTTAAAACTTCCTTGATTCAATATCTTATAGTGTAAAGTGCTAAAACTGATGTCAGCTCTTATCCAAACAATATCACTGATCAGATGTAGTGTACCTTTCTGTCGGGGTCAGTGGAGCTGGTGGTAGAGCTGGTGGAGGAGCCTCGGAGGAACATATCTCTCCTGGAGGCCATTTCCTCTCTGGAGTCACTCCTCTCAGGATGATCACAGCTCTGACTGGGCTTCTCTGAGCGCTCCTCCCCTGCTGGGACCTCCTCATGGCCTAAATTTGATACAAGGGACAGAAAGCAATGTAGGATATGACAGATGTAccaacaaaaaagacaaaatgtgttaGATTCCAAGGGTGGCACAATGTTTGGATGTAGTGTTAACATGACATTGTattaaaagaacattttaaaggtgtactgtgtaacatcCTGCTAgattcttccacagtatggcgtgaAACACATCTCAATGGAAACATGCAGATCAccccatagactttataaagaagtggacgtaGTAAGTTTGACATCACCCATTGCATTTGGCAccaaccaaatgaagctcaatgaagctagcagttataggagcgaatttgCAGCCAAGATCCATATTTGTAAATCTGAcgtgggtatcatagcaaccaaggaggCAATCGGGAGCGCAGGTGTTTTCtgagttacagagaaaggggcaatattttttttcaacagaaagtgaattggagctaatacagtctatggatgacCCTCAccagttacaagtcagatctatggaaaggaaAGCCCGCAGACTGTAGAGCATGTTTTCTCCATGATGTTATTGAGCaataaacacctgtaactgaataaaagcTAGCAAGATCATTTTCaagccatactatggaacattacaagcaaagcaataacatctccatggacacaggcaGATGATGGAACTCCTGAAAAagtacataatgcacctttaatctaatcaaatctaaatcataAAGATCATAAAGAAATTGTTGCTTCTAAACAATTATAAACCACAATCTTATGTGCAAAGTCATGTACATATAAGTAAATGATACCTGTCAGTGAGTCTTTCCGCCCCTCTGCATCTTTTCCTGTTTGGCTGACAACATCACCGTTGAGGGAGGCAGCCCACTGGTCGTCCCCGGCGTCGCTGTCCGAGTACACCAAGGCGAGTTCGGCCTGAAGGCAGTCACTGAGGTCATCCCTAAGCCCCGTCTCTTGACTCCATACATTGTCAGAGTCACGCAGGAACCTGGGCTCTGATTGGACCCTGTCTTCTGCTCTTGATTCAAACAATAGTTCCGATTGGTTAtttgtttcagcttcctgttttacTTCCTCTCTAGTCTCCATTTCTGTTGTCCAGAAATCGTCGGCGGTGTCTTCCGAATTTTCATCTTCTTCAACCACTTTCTTGTTGCTGATTTCAAACACCAAATAGTCGCAATTGTCCTCCTGCACATTGCTGATTGGCTGCCGTACCTTCTGGACTTCTGGGTATTGtagttcttcttcctcttcctcatcttctttGTAGTTCTGGAGGTTTTCTCTCTCCAGATCCATCAatagaggaggtgaggagctgatctccatggtgacaggttCCTGAGAAGGTGGGGGACCGTTACTGAAGTTATCGTTGTCGTGGTGCTCGTCGTCACGGCTACCGTCAGCGTCGTAGCTTGCGTCTGTTAGCTCGCCTGCTGTTCTACCGAGTCCAGTTGTAGCTCTCTGTGAACACATGATATCATTTGTAGGCACTATACTATAATTTACTCTTAAATTTTACGCCAGGTTATGGAGTTACCTGTCTACCTGaagttgtgtcttgtgtgtttgagtaatcctttattatgaTGCTGTCTACATCCCGAAAGTTCAAAATGccctgtcccaccttgtgatgtcatgtagtgatcgTTTTCAAGTTCAAAGCTACCctctacctttagttcaatagagattagcagttccagggctgtttgagagaagaactcaactaTGTtaagggtatgtttttgatgaggaaagtacatataacatagatcagaaaatagcataatataggcatTTTAAGATCACCTTATGGAGATATTCTGAGCAAAGAGAATGTCATATCATATGTCATATATTTAGtcatattgttgtattgtgtttctTTAATGCAACCACAATACTACTATACCCACACACTCACAGTTCACAGTCAGCGACCACATTTTCCCCACCCACTGTCCCTATCGGTCCGCCTTCATCATGCTCTaaatcagtggtccccaaccaccgggccgtggaccggtaccggtccgtggatcaattggtaccgggccaccggccgtccaagaaatagttaattatttccattgtatttattatctgagtctgaacaatcgtttattttgaaaaatcttttattttgaaaaatgaccggattctctcggttacatttccgtcacttgagcaccgacaacttaaccacttagcgttccgacggcccgcgcgcgtattgcgtaattttacgcactgttttgcagcacttttgcgttttaaacatgacgaaacggacaaaacaaaggaagtacgcgaccgaggaaactgtggatgtttgtactagttaaactagaggcatctcggacccggagcggttcgtggaaccgagtgaagatctcatggtggactcaggagcagaggaccttatgttttgatggactggatgctgttcctgatcggtaagcgtggtttattctgctattgtgggtcaaatgtgtatcatgtgtaatcattagcattagctaatgccaatctgcgccccaaagtgtataaatgctcagcagacaaacttacagtgattctgacacacCCCCCGGgccacggtaaaattttcaagcgttggtgATAAAAatgttggggaccactggtctaAATGACTGATAGGTGGTTTCAACCGGTCAGAAGCAGCAGATGGCATTAAAGTGCATGACAGGTTAGATTACTCATTTCTCTAAAACCCAGTTAGcatcattattatatttaagatttaaaaagaaaatcttgcctagtttttacattttggagTAGTTAAAATGGTTTTGTTACACTACATGGTATTTAAAATCCAAAGACATTCACACTGTGTGATGGTTCACACAAGCAGTTGTGGCTCTAAGTTTATCAGAGTAAATATCAGGTTTTAGACACTGTTTGGTACTGTCACTTGTTAGCTGAGGCTACCGCTATATGCTAGCAGTGTTTATATCCTTGGAAAATTAAACCATacaaaatcactttatttgtcctcAAAGAGCATTTTAAGCAGCAACAGACAAgttgagcagtaaaatacaataaaaatagaaaGCTTAAACTAAAGTCTTAGTGCAGCTCAACATGTAGGATCATCATTGTCAGGGTAGTTTGGGAAgaacagccctcaggacaaaagtgtcccttatctgtcctgcagcatcacagcagtgtccagggggagccaggtgaactctggGCACACAACAGAAAGACTCTTCTAAGCCTCTTTCttcctttgctctgttgttaCAGTCGGTGATGAGATGGGACACTCCTTTGAAATGTTTCCTCTGCATCTTCCTTCTGCCATATTTGATTCTATTAATACTTTgcaactgatgtcatcaacattcactGGGGATGtggggatgtgatgctaactataggCATCTCTCTGAAGTTGAGTCTGAAgttctgttagactttaatctgagctttattttacctcaatctgactataaagaactgatttagctgggCCTACACCAGATGAGATAATTTTTTACTGtgaaacaagtctctcacacataaaattacaatcaCAATAGCTAGCATTAGTCAACAGTTTTTCATATAGTCACTCTAACCATTTTTGTTGAACATCAAACTTCTAAACGAGACCATaaacgctcgtattgatcacaggatcctaaaaatgtgtttaaatccattctGTAAGCCAGCTCTAGTCTTCTTGTCTACATTCTTATATTTCTCAGATATTTTAAAACTTATGCATTATGATTGGGCTCACTCCAGAACTATTCCTCTCTGTTCCCGAACACAAAAGTCAAAAGCTGACTCCTGCTGCCTTTATTCTTTCTGTACTTAAGGTTTCTATGGTGATGTCTCGAAAGTGTCACCGGCACATGGTTCAGACAGACCTTAACAGTCAACACAACCCACTcagagtcaccatggagacaagacaaaGGCTGAGATTAGCACTTTCAACATTTATGAGAAATCTGAAAGTTTTAAACAAGACGCACTTTGAGAATGGATCAGCTTGTTCTGTACTGAATATATCCCATAATATCCAACAATAACAGGgatttctatttaaaaacattttttaagttCCATGGTCTTAAAgtaatttctttcttgtttcaGGTAAAagaaattagaaagaaaaagaaatgctCAAAATATGAAACCATGTTGTGTTTACTATAGTTTGAAATAAGATAGGAAATACATTTATTGCATCTGCATGAACAGAATATTCCAGAATAAAATACCGTGAATACCAAATACAACTGGTAGAAAAGGTCATCTGGCAATATTTTTACATCCAAACTGTATAAATAACTGAGTCAGCATAAACGTACTAGCCAAACCATCCAGTGCTAACACGCAAACAAATGATCCTCTTATAAAAGCTAGCTGTGCTCCAGTCACTACAACATCTGTTCTCCTCAGTCTGATCCAGCACTTATGGCCTGTAGGACTCATGTCAAATTACTATATGCTATTCCTTTCAAATATTTTAGACTACTGTACGCActttgtatttcacattttagtaCTTAAAATATTGTAGCCTATACATAGTAAAATATTATTCAACCATGATTTCCAAGGCTGCATGACTCTGTTGGTGCACTAAGGAATTAAGAAGTTCAAACAAGGTCAAAAACATTAGCTGAGTGCATCTTTATAGGCACTTTGAGCACACGCACCCAATCCAAAATGCCAAAAAGAACAGCAGTCACAAATAAAAGCACACATAATAGTTTTGGAATGTGTTTTAGTACCATCAGATACAGGCCTGGTGGTGCTGTGTCCGGATGAACTGTCCATCTGGGAAGTGCTGCGGTCGATACTCAGTCTGGTCCGTGCGCGCTCTGCTCTAGCTAATAGACCTGATCCCAGTGTGCTAAATCTAAAAGCTCTTCCACATGAGGACATAGCTCTGTGTCCCCATGCTAATGGCGCACAGCAGTATCCATTCATTTATATATCTGCCCAGTCTATTTTTTTCCTAAAATAATAcagttgttttttaaagtgaagaaaaatacaacaaggcagtttacgtcgcccggactggcgttaccggggccccaccctggagccaggcctggggtgggtgctcggcagcgagcgcctggtggccgggcctttccccacggggcccggtcgggcccagcccgaagaaacgacgtggggccgtcctcccgtggacccaccacctgcgggaggagccatgaggggcgggtgcggagagatccgggtagcagtcgaaggcggggacctcgacgaccggatctccggacatggagactagctctggggacatggaatgtcacctcgctgggggggaaggagcctgagcttgtgcgggaggttgagcgttaccggctagatatagtcggcctcacctccacgcacagcttgggctctggaacccatcttcttgagaggggttggactctccatttctctggcgctgcccgcggggagcggcggcgagctggtgtgggcttgctcattgccccacagctcagccgctgcgtgttggggttcactccggtgaacgagagggtcgcgtccctgcgccttcgggtcggggacaggtctctcactgttgtgtcggcctacgggccaaacagcagtgcagagtacccggccttcttggagtccctgggaggggtactagacagtgcaccaaccggggactccgttgttctcctgggggacttcaacgcccatgtgggtagcgacagtgacacttggaggggcgtgattgggaggaacggcctccccgatctgaacccgagcggtgttttgttattggacttctgtgctagtcacagcttgtccataacaaacaccatgttcgagcacaagggtgtccatcggtgcacatggcaccaggacactctaggtcggaggtcgatgatcgactttgttgtcgtgtcatctgacctccgaccgcgtgtcttggacactcgggtgaagagaggggctgagctgtcaactgatcaccacctggtggtgagttggatccgctggcggaggaggaagccggacagacctggcagacccaagcgtattgtgagggtctgctgggaacgtctggcggagccctctgtcaggggggtcttcaactcccgcctccgggagagcttctccctgatcccgggggaggttggagacatggactccgagtgggccatgttctccacctctattgttgatgcggctgctcgtagctgtggtcgtaaggtctgtggtgcttgtcgcggcggcaatccccgaacccggtggtggacaccggaagtaagggatgccgtcaagctgaagaaggagtcctatcgagccttgttggctcgtgggactcctgaggcagctgatgagtaccggcaggccaagcgtgccgcggctcgggcagtcacagaggcaaaaactcggggttgggaggagttcggggaggccatggaggaggactatcggacggcctcaaagagattctggcaaaccgtccgacgcctcaggaggggaaagcagtgcttcaccaacactgtttacagtgcgggtggagagctgctgacctcgactggggatgttgtcgggcggtggaaggaatactttgaggatctcctcaatcccactgtcacgtcttctgaggaggaagcagaaactggggacccagaggcggactcgtccatcaccctggctgaagtcactgaggtggttggcaagctcctcggtggcaaggctccgggggtggatgagatccgtcctgagtacctcaagtctctggatgttgtgggactgtcttggctgacacgtctctgcaacatcgcgtggcggtcggggacagtacctgtggaatggcagaccggggtggtggtccctctgtataaaaagggggaccggagggtgtgttccaattacaggggaatcacactcctcagccttcccggtaaggtctattccagggtgctggagaggagaatccgaccgatagtcgaacctcggattcaggaagagcagtgtggttttcgtcctggtcgtgg is a genomic window containing:
- the si:ch211-153l6.6 gene encoding uncharacterized protein si:ch211-153l6.6 isoform X3 is translated as MEISSSPPLLMDLERENLQNYKEDEEEEEELQYPEVQKVRQPISNVQEDNCDYLVFEISNKKVVEEDENSEDTADDFWTTEMETREEVKQEAETNNQSELLFESRAEDRVQSEPRFLRDSDNVWSQETGLRDDLSDCLQAELALVYSDSDAGDDQWAASLNGDVVSQTGKDAEGRKDSLTGHEEVPAGEERSEKPSQSCDHPERSDSREEMASRRDMFLRGSSTSSTTSSTDPDRKLSDLSMQQGPQSENVSTEHLDFLLARQQWKKMEEEVKGRPIPKPGLRAQGSFQGTHTSLYPPTRSPRLKHRDVQAATAVSREPPLSSALSSVLSPGSEDSGLDESWYRSPLEEPESAVEREIRLTLEREEKHRRERGLIQKGIALPRPSCLQTSRSPPRPPACRTPTLSVSPSFSPSCSTSVPRNYHELTASNVIILEPDTSPASRSRLISTATGALSDWPSSTANVVVVETSNLIIRSASEFCLNTAPVGPETQESTFTSNPFFKLRSLSSQSLVEQEIRLVRQREEEWRRQREDVFRGRKEKYHTVLVSPALTDNISSNVPEVADRCVSSPSSPSRARKMERSSLSCDHKFPSSLSSVPRRQNAMAQRWEASLLANQKKD
- the si:ch211-153l6.6 gene encoding uncharacterized protein si:ch211-153l6.6 isoform X1 — translated: MRPSSRRRVPAWLLALPLGRRDCALRGRLEMISFWLLCWKLLRATTGLGRTAGELTDASYDADGSRDDEHHDNDNFSNGPPPSQEPVTMEISSSPPLLMDLERENLQNYKEDEEEEEELQYPEVQKVRQPISNVQEDNCDYLVFEISNKKVVEEDENSEDTADDFWTTEMETREEVKQEAETNNQSELLFESRAEDRVQSEPRFLRDSDNVWSQETGLRDDLSDCLQAELALVYSDSDAGDDQWAASLNGDVVSQTGKDAEGRKDSLTGHEEVPAGEERSEKPSQSCDHPERSDSREEMASRRDMFLRGSSTSSTTSSTDPDRKLSDLSMQQGPQSENVSTEHLDFLLARQQWKKMEEEVKGRPIPKPGLRAQGSFQGTHTSLYPPTRSPRLKHRDVQAATAVSREPPLSSALSSVLSPGSEDSGLDESWYRSPLEEPESAVEREIRLTLEREEKHRRERGLIQKGIALPRPSCLQTSRSPPRPPACRTPTLSVSPSFSPSCSTSVPRNYHELTASNVIILEPDTSPASRSRLISTATGALSDWPSSTANVVVVETSNLIIRSASEFCLNTAPVGPETQESTFTSNPFFKLRSLSSQSLVEQEIRLVRQREEEWRRQREDVFRGRKEKYHTVLVSPALTDNISSNVPEVADRCVSSPSSPSRARKMERSSLSCDHKFPSSLSSVPRRQNAMAQRWEASLLANQKKD
- the si:ch211-153l6.6 gene encoding uncharacterized protein si:ch211-153l6.6 isoform X2; its protein translation is MRPSSRRRVPAWLLALPLGRRDCALRGRLEMISFWLLCWKLLRATTGLGRTAGELTDASYDADGSRDDEHHDNDNFSNGPPPSQEPVTMEISSSPPLLMDLERENLQNYKEDEEEEEELQYPEVQKVRQPISNVQEDNCDYLVFEISNKKVVEEDENSEDTADDFWTTEMETREEVKQEAETNNQSELLFESRAEDRVQSEPRFLRDSDNVWSQETGLRDDLSDCLQAELALVYSDSDAGDDQWAASLNGDVVSQTGKDAEGRKDSLTGHEEVPAGEERSEKPSQSCDHPERSDSREEMASRRDMFLRGSSTSSTTSSTDPDRKLSDLSMQQGPQSENVSTEHLDFLLARQQWKKMEEEVKGRPIPKPGLRAQGSFQGTHTSLYPPTRSPRLKHRDVQAATAVSREPPLSSALSSVLSPGSEDSGLDESWYRSPLEEPESAVEREIRLTLEREEKHRRERGLIQKGIALPRPSCLQTSRSPPRPPACRTPTLSVSPSFSPSCSTSVPRNYHELTASNVIILEPDTSPASRSRLISTATGALSDWPSSTANVVVVETSNLIIRSASEFCLNTAPVGPETQESTFTSNPFFKLRSLSSQSLVEQEIRLVRQREEEWRRQREDVFRGRKEKYHTVLVSPALTDNISSNVPEVADRCVSSPSSPSRARKMERSSLSCDHKWLS